Proteins from a genomic interval of Hippocampus zosterae strain Florida chromosome 14, ASM2543408v3, whole genome shotgun sequence:
- the gng2 gene encoding guanine nucleotide-binding protein G(I)/G(S)/G(O) subunit gamma-2 isoform X2, with protein sequence MLVIAGRERKGEEEEAEVRGGGGGGGIFLQPGWRVETVGAADEERVAGRISARESREEQDSGCKIVSALTGCVLLPRRVDALEKKKDKIKKIKKKILDVSSGFWDCFKCCCQEAADSEHHVSADNDAIEARLKEDEPLKPGNGPSSTR encoded by the exons ATGCTGGTGATAGCAGGCAGAGAGAGGAAgggcgaagaggaggaggcggaggtaaggggtgggggtgggggtgggggtatcTTCTTGCAGCCTGGCTGGAGGGTGGAGACTGTGGGAGCGGCAGACGAGGAGAGGGTGGCAGGGAGGATCTCAGCCAGGGAGAGCAGGGAAGAGCAGGACAGTGGATGTAAGATCGTCTCCGCCTTGACTGGATGTGTTTTGCTGCCACGTCGGGTAGAcgcgttggaaaaaaaaaag GACAAGATcaagaagattaaaaaaaaaatcttggatgTTTCTTCGGGTTTCTGGGACTGTTTCAAGTGCTGCTGTCAAG AAGCAGCAGACAGTGAGCATCACGTGTCCGCGGACAATGACGCCATCGAGGCAAGGCTAAAGGAGGATGAGCCacttaaaccaggg AACGGGCCCAGCTCAACTCGCTGA
- the gng2 gene encoding guanine nucleotide-binding protein G(I)/G(S)/G(O) subunit gamma-2 isoform X1 has protein sequence MLVIAGRERKGEEEEAEVRGGGGGGGIFLQPGWRVETVGAADEERVAGRISARESREEQDSGCKIVSALTGCVLLPRRVDALEKKKDKIKKIKKKILDVSSGFWDCFKCCCQEAADSEHHVSADNDAIEARLKEDEPLKPGVGNLKRVAQKWPHLNGPSSTR, from the exons ATGCTGGTGATAGCAGGCAGAGAGAGGAAgggcgaagaggaggaggcggaggtaaggggtgggggtgggggtgggggtatcTTCTTGCAGCCTGGCTGGAGGGTGGAGACTGTGGGAGCGGCAGACGAGGAGAGGGTGGCAGGGAGGATCTCAGCCAGGGAGAGCAGGGAAGAGCAGGACAGTGGATGTAAGATCGTCTCCGCCTTGACTGGATGTGTTTTGCTGCCACGTCGGGTAGAcgcgttggaaaaaaaaaag GACAAGATcaagaagattaaaaaaaaaatcttggatgTTTCTTCGGGTTTCTGGGACTGTTTCAAGTGCTGCTGTCAAG AAGCAGCAGACAGTGAGCATCACGTGTCCGCGGACAATGACGCCATCGAGGCAAGGCTAAAGGAGGATGAGCCacttaaaccaggggtgggcaacctaAAGCGCGTGGCCCAAAAATGGCCACATTTG AACGGGCCCAGCTCAACTCGCTGA
- the gng2 gene encoding guanine nucleotide-binding protein G(I)/G(S)/G(O) subunit gamma-2 isoform X3: MASNNTASIAQARKLVEQLKMEANIDRIKVSKAAADLMSYCEAHAKEDPLLSPVPASENPFREKKFFCAIL, from the exons ATGGCGAGCAATAACACAGCCAGCATCGCACAAGCCAGGAAGCTGGTGGAGCAGCTGAAGATGGAGGCCAACATCGACAGGATAAAG GTGTCGAAAGCAGCAGCAGACCTGATGTCCTACTGCGAAGCGCACGCCAAAGAAGACCCGCTGCTCTCGCCAGTTCCCGCCTCAGAGAACCCCTTCCGGGAGAAAAAGTTCTTCTGCGccatcttgtaa